The following nucleotide sequence is from Paracrocinitomix mangrovi.
TAGCACACATGGCCATTCCACCGCATCTACCCTCAACAGGTAGTTCATATGATTTACATACTTCCATTACGTTCATATTCATGTCGGTTGGAGCCTCTAAATCATGGGTTACTCCTTCGCGATCAATAATATGGATGGTTATCATGTTATCTGCCATATTTTTATAAAATTGAGTAATTAATTAAACATACAAATCGCAGTATTTTACTTGATACTAAAATACTCACTACTTGATACTCTTTACATACTACTCATGAATTATTCAAATCCGTTTACACCATTAACGGTGGTATACTTTAATACGTTCTTTTTGTCCGGATGGATTCTTGCAAATGCAGATTGAACCGCAATTGTACCTTCATGAAATCCACACAAAATCAACTTTAATTTTCCTTCGTATTGGTTGATATCACCAATAGCATAAATACCTTCACGGTTGGTAGAATAATCTCTGGTATCAACCTTAATAGCATTCTTTTCAATTTCCAATCCCCAATCTGCAATTGGTCCTAACTCTGGCTTTAATCCAAACAAAGGCACAAAGTGATCTGTGTCTTTCCAAATCTCAGAACCGTCATTGTGTTTAATCTGAACTGAATCCAATGTTCCGTTACCTTTTAAACCAATAACTTCTGCTTCAGTAATCAGGTTAATTTTTCCTTGATCAGCTAAATCCATTACTTTTTGAACTGAGTCTAAATGTCCTCTGAAAGAAGATCTTCTATGAACCAATGAAAGTTCTGAAGCAATGTTATTTTCAATTAAATAAATCGACCAGTCTAAAGCAGAATCACCTCCTCCGGCAACTACTACTTTTTTACCCTGGTACATTTCCGGATCACGAATTATGTACTCAACACCTTTATCTTCAAAATTTTCAAGATTTTCAACAGGTGGCTTTCTAGGTTGAAACACTCCTAAACCTCCGGCAATCATTACAACCGGCGCCTTGTGCTCTGTCCCTTTATTTGTAGTAACAATAAATTGATTGTCACTTGTTTCTTCAATTGACATAGCTGATTCACCAAGTGTGAAGCCAGGCTTAAACGGAGCAGCTTGTTCCATCAATCTATCAATTAAATCCCCAGCCAAAACTTCAGGATATCCCGGAATATCGTAAATAGGTTTTTTAGGATAAATTTCTGCCAATTGCCCTCCTGCCTGTGGCAACGAGTCAATCAAATGACATTTTAATTTAACCAATCCTGCTTCAAATACAGTAAACAATCCCACGGGTCCTGCCCCTATTATAATTATATCAGTTTCAATCATTGCTTTATAAATTCCATGCAAATTTACATAGATTATTAATCTTATAGTGATTAGTTAGATCAGTACTTTGTAAGACTTTTGTCAATTTTATCAATCCAAGCCAAAATACCACCTCTTAGGTTATACACATTTTGATATCCATGTTTGTCTTGCAGATAGCGCACTACATCCGCACTTCTTTTTCCTGACTTACAATAAATCACCACCTTTTTATCTTTATTTACTTCACTCCACCTACTTTGAATCTCACTTTTTGGAATATGATAACCATTGATATTAGCAATTTCAACTTCATACTTTTCCCTAACATCTATTAACTGTATATCATCTTCATCCAGCCACTTTTTCAAAGTGAACACATCTATACTTTGAAAGCTCTCTGAGGAAACACTATTAACACCACAAAAATCTTCGTAATCTATCAATTCAGTAACAGCCATTGATTCAGGATGCTTTTGCAATTTCAAAATATTGGTTTCAAAGTTCAACGCATCAAAATGCAATAGTTTTCCTGACAAAGGCTGTCCAATTTCAGCTATAACCTTAATTACTTCATTGGCTTGTAAACTTCCCATTATTCCAGCCAACACACCGATCACACCACCTTCTGCACAAGACGGAACCTCTTCTGGTAATGGTGGTTTGGGAAAAAGATCTCGGTAATTAGGTCCTTGATTTCCTTCTTTGTCTATAAAATTGAAAACGGACAACTGCCCGTGAAATCTATAAATTGAAGCATACACATAAGGTATCTTCAACAAAACAGCCAAATCATTTACCAAATAACGAGTAGGAAAATTGTCTGTTCCATCAGCAATCACGTCATATCCTGTAGCAATTTTCATTGCATTTTCAGCCGTCAATTTTGTATTATAGATTTTCACTTCTATGTGAGGGTTTTGACTTAAGATCCTATCTCTGGCAACTTCAACTTTTGGTTTCCCTATATCATCAGTAGTAAAAAGCACTTGTCTTTGAAGGTTAGATTCTTCAACAATATCAAAATCAACAATACCAATAGTACCTACACCTGCTGCCGAAAGATACTGCAACAATGGTGCTCCTAAACCGCCGGCACCAATTACCAGTACCTTAGAACGTTTCAGTTTAGTTTGACCTTCAATATTGAAGTCAGGTAAAATAAGGTGTCTACTGTACCTTTCTAATTCCTTTTTACTGAAAAAATCTTTACTCATGATTAACTAATCAACAGTAAAATTAATTAAAAGCATTCATAGAAAAACAAAAAAGGTCCTCCCGCATGAAAGACCTTTTTTGAAGCTTTATATATTATCTCTCCTCCTTCACAGAAGAAATAATACATATGCTGTATGTGAAATGATAAAAGATGTTCGCCCTATCCTTTAGCATTTAGTACAAAGTTAAAACTAAATTCTATCAAACTAGTAGATTTTTAGAATTTTTATCTTAACCAACTAAATCTATCGTGGAATTTACCACCACCAGGATCATATACCAAATTTTGATATTCTGGATGTTTACGGATGTAGTTTCTGATAAATGATGAACTCGGAATTACTTTAAAACGCATCTTATCAATTGCATTTAATGCTTTATCCACCATTTCTTTGCCATACTCTTTACCAATTAATGTCGGTGGTACTATAATTTTGGTGAGATACATAATTCTACCTATAGGCGTAAACTTAATGTATCCTATCTGTCTTCCTTCCAGTTGAAATTCAAACTTTGACTTGATTGTATTGATTTTCATCTGGATCTTTTCGTTTGAAGTTCTCATAACAGATGTTTTAATAAATACTCTTAACGTATATTATACGAAATATTTGCCAGAAAATCAAGTGTTTACGGAACAAATAGAATACTCAAAAGACTTTCTATTCATGAAATAGAATCGACTTTCTCAATAGAAAATAGACGGAAATCAGTCTTTAAACTTTAGTAAAAGAAGACGGAATTGATAATGGAAGTATTTGACAAAACACATATTAAACCGGTTCTACTGCTTCTATTTCGGGAATTGCGTTTTTAATCGCTTCTTCAATTCCTGCTTTTAAAGTTGACGCTTGCATTGAACATGTTTCACAGGCTCCAACTAATCTAACCTTCACAATTTTGTTTTCAATACTTACAAACTCAACATCTCCTCCATCACGTTGTAAAAACGGGCGAATAGAGTTCAATGCAATTTGAATTTTTTCTTCTGTGATCATACAGTCACTTTCAAGGTTGTGACAAATTTACGAACAAAATCGTCAAATACACTAGAAGACAAAGTATTATCCTGTAAAACTGCCGGCCTACCTACATCTCCTGATTCACGCACTGATTGAATTAAGGGAATTTGAGCCAACAAAGGAACATTCATAGTCTCAGACAACATTTTGGCTCCATCCTGTCCAAAAATGTAGTATTTGTTATCCGGTAATTCCTCAGGTGTAAACCAGGCCATGTTCTCAACAATCCCTAAAACAGGAACTTTTAAAGAATCCATTCTGAACATGTTGATTCCTTTTCTTGCATCTGCTAATGCAACTTCCTGTGGCGTACTAACAACAACTACACCTGTTAAAGGGACATTTTGAACTAAAGTTAAGTGCACATCTCCTGTTCCGGGAGGTAAGTCCACTATCATATAATCTAATTCTCCCCAATCGGCATCTTTAAACATTTGGTTCAATGCTTTTGTTGCCATAGGCCCTCTCCAAACAACTGCTTGTTCAGGATCTGCAAAAAATCCAATTGAAAGTATTTTTACACCATGCGCTTCTATAGGTTTGATCAAAGTTTTTCCATCCTTCTCAACTCCTTGAGGTCTTTCACCCACAACATCAAACATGGTTGGCATAGACGGACCATAAATATCGGCATCTACCAACCCAACTTTGTAACCCATTTTTGCTAATCCTGCCGCTAAATTTGCAGTGATAGTAGATTTGCCCACTCCACCTTTACCGGATGCAACGGCAATAATATTTTGAACATTGGACAGTACTGATCTTACCTCAGGCTCTTTATCCTTAGGCAAGGGTTGCATAGAAATTTCTGCCTCAACATCTTTCCCAAATGCTCTCTCCAATTGAAACTCTAAAGCTTCTTGCATTCGCTTTTTAGCGTGCATTGCCGGATTATAAATCTTTACATTGAATTTGATTTTATTTCCATCAATCTCAATGCTGTCAACTAAATCCAAAGTAATAATGTCCTTTTTTAAATCAGGTTCAATTACTTTTTTTAAAGCTTCTTTTACTGCGTCTACTGTTATTTCCAATGTTATTTCTTTTTAAATGCGTTGATAGCGTTTTTTGTAAAATCAGATAAAACCAATTCACCTGAAATGGAAGCTCTTACTTTTAAAAGGTTATCCCAGGTTTCTGTTCCTTCCCAGAATACTCTTTTTAATTTGGCCATTGCCTCAGGGTTTGAGTTTGCTAATTTTTCGGCCAAAGTTTGAATTGCAGCATCCATGTCTTCTACTGATTCGTGAACTTCCATGAACAATCCTTTTTCTCTTGCCCATTCAGCAGACATGAATTCAGTTGCATTGATTGTCATATGAGAAAATGCAGACAACCCTACTTTTCTTTCTACAGCAGGTCCAACCACAAAGGGACCTATTCCTACCGCTAATTCAGACAACTTTACTGCAGCAAATTTGGTAGCAAAACAATAATCAACTGCAGATGCAATTCCTACTCCACCTCCAACTGCTTTTCCTTGAACTCGACCAATTACCAATTTTGGACACTTTCTAATTGAATTGATAACATTGGCAAATCCAGAAAAGAATTCCAATCCTGTTTTTTCATCACTAATGGCAACTAATTCATCAAAAGATGCTCCTCCACAAAATGCTCTTTCTCCATCAGATTTTAGCACAATAACTTTTACATCATTTTGTGCGCCAACATCTGTGATTGTCTTTTGCAATTTATCCAGAATTTTTCCGGGTAATGAATTACTTAAAGGATGCCCAAACTCAATAGTTGCTATTCCTTTATCGTCAATGTTAAACTTTACGTGTCCTTGATTTATAACGCTCATCTCTTTCGCTTTTCAATTATCAATTATCAATTTGCAATTATTTTATTCATTGATCATTGCCAATTGTTAATTGCACTTTGTTTATTTGCTTTGATCTAATTTTTTAACCATTGTCAGGATAGTTGCTACCCCAATTGTATCTCCTGTTTCGTCATACATATCAACCAAAAACTTTACGATACCTTTTGCAACATCCGCATCATTCTTTTTCTCTTGATCAATCTTCTCTTTTACTGTAAAACGAACACCCATTGTTGTTCCAATGTAAACCGGTTTTGTGAATCTGCACTCATCAATTCCGTAGTTCAACAACACTGGTCCTTTTTTAGGGTCTACAAACAAACCGGCTGCTTTTGAAAGTACGAAATACCCATGTGCTACCCTTTGCTCAAACATGGTTCCCTCCAATGAGGTAGCATCAACATGAGCATAAAAGTTATCACCCGATACATTGGCAAAGTTCACAATATCCGCTTCTGTTACCGTGTGTTTATGCGTAAAAACTGTATCACCTACTTTCAATTCCTCAAAATGTTGTCTAAATACATGTGGCATTGCCTCCGGTTGATCAGCTCCAACCTGAAATTGCTGTGTAATAGTTGTTATTGTTTGCGGATGTCCTTGAATTGCAGTTCTTTGCAAGTAATGCTTAACACCACGTACACCTCCCATTTCTTCACCTCCACCGGCTCTACCCGGACCACCATGTGTTAACAATGGCATTGGCGAACCATGTCCCGTAGATTCAGCTGCACATCTTTCATTCAAGATATGGATACGACCATGCATATGTGCCGCCTCAACAGCAAATTCTGTCGCAATTTGATCATCAGAAGTAATGATTGATGACACTAATGAACCTTTACCCATATTGGCCAATTTCACTGCATCCTCTAAATCTTTATAAGGCATAATGGTTGAAACCGGTCCAAAACACTCTACATCATGAACTGAGGTTTTGTTATGAGGATCATCATTTAAAAATACAATAGGAGACATAAAAGCTCCTTTATTTTTATCAGCTCCTACTACATTAAAATCTTCTAAATCACCATAAACAATACTTTGTTCTTGCTGTAAAATTTCAATATTGGCTTTAACTCTTTCTACTTGTAATTTAGTTGCTAAAGATCCCATTCTAACCGTAGGATCATTAGGGTCACCAACAACATTTTTGTCCAATCTAGCAGCTAATGCATTTTGTACATCTCCCACTAAATCTTCCGGAACAATAATTCTACGAACTGCTGTACATTTTTGACCAGCTTTGATGGTAATCTCTTTTTGAATTTCCTTGATGAAAATGTCAAAATCCTTAGTACCCGGAACCGCATCTTTACCTAGAACTGCCGCATTCAATGAGTCTGCTTCCATGTTAAAGCTCACTGAATTTTCTACAATATGAGGCAATGATTTCAATTTTCTTCCGGTTGCTGCAGATCCCGTAAAAGTTACAGTATCAGAAGTTCCTACATGATCTACAACTCCTCTTCCTAATCCGCAAACTAATTG
It contains:
- a CDS encoding NAD(P)/FAD-dependent oxidoreductase → MIETDIIIIGAGPVGLFTVFEAGLVKLKCHLIDSLPQAGGQLAEIYPKKPIYDIPGYPEVLAGDLIDRLMEQAAPFKPGFTLGESAMSIEETSDNQFIVTTNKGTEHKAPVVMIAGGLGVFQPRKPPVENLENFEDKGVEYIIRDPEMYQGKKVVVAGGGDSALDWSIYLIENNIASELSLVHRRSSFRGHLDSVQKVMDLADQGKINLITEAEVIGLKGNGTLDSVQIKHNDGSEIWKDTDHFVPLFGLKPELGPIADWGLEIEKNAIKVDTRDYSTNREGIYAIGDINQYEGKLKLILCGFHEGTIAVQSAFARIHPDKKNVLKYTTVNGVNGFE
- the moeB gene encoding molybdopterin-synthase adenylyltransferase MoeB, which encodes MSKDFFSKKELERYSRHLILPDFNIEGQTKLKRSKVLVIGAGGLGAPLLQYLSAAGVGTIGIVDFDIVEESNLQRQVLFTTDDIGKPKVEVARDRILSQNPHIEVKIYNTKLTAENAMKIATGYDVIADGTDNFPTRYLVNDLAVLLKIPYVYASIYRFHGQLSVFNFIDKEGNQGPNYRDLFPKPPLPEEVPSCAEGGVIGVLAGIMGSLQANEVIKVIAEIGQPLSGKLLHFDALNFETNILKLQKHPESMAVTELIDYEDFCGVNSVSSESFQSIDVFTLKKWLDEDDIQLIDVREKYEVEIANINGYHIPKSEIQSRWSEVNKDKKVVIYCKSGKRSADVVRYLQDKHGYQNVYNLRGGILAWIDKIDKSLTKY
- a CDS encoding GNAT family N-acetyltransferase: MRTSNEKIQMKINTIKSKFEFQLEGRQIGYIKFTPIGRIMYLTKIIVPPTLIGKEYGKEMVDKALNAIDKMRFKVIPSSSFIRNYIRKHPEYQNLVYDPGGGKFHDRFSWLR
- a CDS encoding NifU family protein; the encoded protein is MITEEKIQIALNSIRPFLQRDGGDVEFVSIENKIVKVRLVGACETCSMQASTLKAGIEEAIKNAIPEIEAVEPV
- a CDS encoding Mrp/NBP35 family ATP-binding protein, which gives rise to MEITVDAVKEALKKVIEPDLKKDIITLDLVDSIEIDGNKIKFNVKIYNPAMHAKKRMQEALEFQLERAFGKDVEAEISMQPLPKDKEPEVRSVLSNVQNIIAVASGKGGVGKSTITANLAAGLAKMGYKVGLVDADIYGPSMPTMFDVVGERPQGVEKDGKTLIKPIEAHGVKILSIGFFADPEQAVVWRGPMATKALNQMFKDADWGELDYMIVDLPPGTGDVHLTLVQNVPLTGVVVVSTPQEVALADARKGINMFRMDSLKVPVLGIVENMAWFTPEELPDNKYYIFGQDGAKMLSETMNVPLLAQIPLIQSVRESGDVGRPAVLQDNTLSSSVFDDFVRKFVTTLKVTV
- a CDS encoding enoyl-CoA hydratase/isomerase family protein, whose amino-acid sequence is MSVINQGHVKFNIDDKGIATIEFGHPLSNSLPGKILDKLQKTITDVGAQNDVKVIVLKSDGERAFCGGASFDELVAISDEKTGLEFFSGFANVINSIRKCPKLVIGRVQGKAVGGGVGIASAVDYCFATKFAAVKLSELAVGIGPFVVGPAVERKVGLSAFSHMTINATEFMSAEWAREKGLFMEVHESVEDMDAAIQTLAEKLANSNPEAMAKLKRVFWEGTETWDNLLKVRASISGELVLSDFTKNAINAFKKK
- the paaZ gene encoding phenylacetic acid degradation bifunctional protein PaaZ, translated to MTTYQNYVKGEWISGEGVETELFNAITGEQIGTCSSAGLDYAGMIDYAKDKGGRALRKMTFTQRGLMLKELAMFLLKNKKRYYEVSSWTGATRVDSWIDIEGGIGNLFANASLRRQFPDLPYHVDGSAVPLSKGGSFIGHHIMVPKHGVAIHINAFNFPIWGMLEKIAVNLLAGVPAIVKPSEFTCYLTEVMVRDIIDSKILPEGALQLVCGLGRGVVDHVGTSDTVTFTGSAATGRKLKSLPHIVENSVSFNMEADSLNAAVLGKDAVPGTKDFDIFIKEIQKEITIKAGQKCTAVRRIIVPEDLVGDVQNALAARLDKNVVGDPNDPTVRMGSLATKLQVERVKANIEILQQEQSIVYGDLEDFNVVGADKNKGAFMSPIVFLNDDPHNKTSVHDVECFGPVSTIMPYKDLEDAVKLANMGKGSLVSSIITSDDQIATEFAVEAAHMHGRIHILNERCAAESTGHGSPMPLLTHGGPGRAGGGEEMGGVRGVKHYLQRTAIQGHPQTITTITQQFQVGADQPEAMPHVFRQHFEELKVGDTVFTHKHTVTEADIVNFANVSGDNFYAHVDATSLEGTMFEQRVAHGYFVLSKAAGLFVDPKKGPVLLNYGIDECRFTKPVYIGTTMGVRFTVKEKIDQEKKNDADVAKGIVKFLVDMYDETGDTIGVATILTMVKKLDQSK